One genomic window of Bombus fervidus isolate BK054 chromosome 14, iyBomFerv1, whole genome shotgun sequence includes the following:
- the LOC139994504 gene encoding glucose dehydrogenase [FAD, quinone] yields MVFSAIVVTSALKGALSLVGTSLWLIPLLIAGLSYYRYDQLDPESRPIDKYPLYAEYDFVVVGAGSAGAVVANRLSEIAKWNVLLLEAGPDENEVTDVPSLAAYLQLTKLDWKYKTEPTGRACLAMKGGRCNWPRGKVLGGSSVLNYMLYVRGNRHDYDYWESMGNPGWGYDQALYYFKKSEDNRNPYLQRSPYHSTGGYLTVQESPWKTPLVVAFVQAGTEIGYENRDINGEEQTGFMIAQGTIRRGSRCSTAKAFLRPIRLRRNIHTAMNSHVTRILINPVTMKATGVEFVRDGRRQIVRARKEVILSAGAINSAQILMLSGVGPKEHLRHVGIPVIKDLRVGDNLQDHVGMGGLTFLIDKPVAIVQDRLQAAPVTMHYVANGRGPMTTLGGVEGYAFVNTKYANRSIDYPDIQLHMAPASINSDGGVQVKKILGITDQVYDTVYRPITNKDAWTIMPLLLRPRSRGTVRLRSSNPFHSPLIDANYFSDPMDIATLVEGAKIAIKVSEAKVFKQFGSRVHRIKLPGCKHLKFASDAYWECHIRHISMTIYHPVGTTKMGPSTDPTAVVDFRLKVHGIEGLRVIDASIMPTICSGNTNAPVIMIGEKGADLVKNDWLAVETARRS; encoded by the coding sequence ATGGTTTTCAGCGCGATCGTGGTCACGTCGGCCTTGAAGGGTGCTTTGAGCCTGGTGGGCACGAGTTTGTGGCTAATCCCCCTATTAATAGCAGGTCTGTCCTACTATCGATACGATCAACTGGACCCGGAGAGTCGGCCTATCGACAAATATCCTCTGTACGCGGAGTACGATTTCGTGGTCGTGGGAGCTGGATCAGCCGGGGCTGTCGTAGCTAATCGGCTATCAGAAATAGCAAAATGGAACGTTCTTCTACTAGAGGCTGGTCCGGATGAGAACGAAGTAACCGACGTACCTTCGTTAGCGGCTTATCTTCAATTGACGAAATTAGATtggaaatataaaacagaacCGACGGGAAGAGCCTGTTTGGCTATGAAAGGTGGTCGCTGTAACTGGCCTCGTGGCAAAGTTCTAGGTGGCTCGAGCGTGCTCAATTACATGTTATACGTCAGAGGGAACAGACACGATTACGATTACTGGGAGTCGATGGGTAATCCTGGTTGGGGATACGATCAGGCGTTGTATTATTTCAAGAAATCCGAGGATAACAGGAATCCCTACTTGCAGAGGAGTCCGTATCACTCGACTGGCGGGTACTTGACGGTGCAAGAGTCTCCGTGGAAAACTCCTTTGGTAGTGGCGTTCGTTCAGGCGGGAACGGAGATAGGCTACGAGAACAGGGATATAAACGGAGAAGAGCAAACGGGATTTATGATAGCTCAAGGAACGATCCGCCGAGGTAGCAGATGCTCGACGGCGAAGGCGTTTCTGCGACCAATTCGACTGCGTAGGAACATTCACACCGCCATGAATTCTCACGTAACCAGAATTCTGATCAACCCTGTCACCATGAAAGCGACAGGCGTCGAGTTCGTCAGGGATGGTCGCAGACAAATAGTCCGAGCGAGAAAGGAAGTGATTCTCTCCGCCGGAGCGATAAATAGCGCTCAGATTCTCATGTTATCCGGTGTAGGGCCGAAGGAACACCTCCGTCACGTTGGAATACCGGTGATCAAGGATCTTCGAGTGGGCGACAATCTACAGGACCATGTTGGCATGGGTGGCTTGACGTTCCTGATAGACAAACCCGTGGCTATTGTTCAGGATCGACTGCAAGCGGCTCCGGTAACGATGCATTACGTGGCAAATGGAAGGGGTCCGATGACCACTCTAGGCGGCGTCGAGGGCTACGCCTTCGTCAATACGAAATACGCCAATCGGTCCATCGATTATCCGGACATTCAATTACACATGGCGCCGGCGTCTATAAATTCAGACGGCGGCGTGCAAGTTAAGAAGATTCTCGGAATAACCGACCAAGTGTACGATACCGTGTACAGACCTATAACGAATAAGGACGCATGGACCATCATGCCTCTTCTGCTCAGACCTAGATCGAGAGGCACGGTCAGGCTACGTAGTTCCAATCCGTTTCATAGCCCGCTGATCGACGCTAATTATTTCTCCGATCCGATGGACATCGCTACTTTGGTCGAAGGTGCGAAAATCGCGATCAAAGTTAGCGAGGCGAAGGTTTTCAAACAGTTTGGATCGAGAGTTCACAGGATCAAACTGCCTGGATGCAAGCACCTAAAATTTGCTTCGGACGCGTATTGGGAGTGCCACATTCGACATATTTCGATGACCATTTATCATCCGGTCGGAACAACGAAGATGGGCCCTTCCACCGATCCCACCGCCGTCGTCGACTTTAGGCTGAAGGTACACGGGATCGAAGGGTTGAGGGTGATCGACGCGTCGATCATGCCTACCATTTGTAGCGGAAACACGAACGCGCCGGTAATTATGATCGGAGAGAAGGGAGCCGATCTCGTAAAGAACGATTGGCTGGCGGTAGAAACCGCGAGAAGAAGCTAG